The Thermacetogenium phaeum DSM 12270 genome segment GGCTGACCCCTGCATCCTCAAGAGCCATTGTGAAGGCGCGGGCTGCTCCTTCACCCTCCGGGTCGGGCTGGACAATATGATAGGCATCACCGGTAGCGCCGTACCCTGCTACTTCGGCGTATATTTTTGCCCCACGATTCAGGGCGTGATTTATTTCTTCGAGAACCACAATTCCCGCCCCTTCCCCCATAACAAAGCCATCCCTCCCGGCATCGAACGGTCGGCTTGCCCTGTGGGGATCGCTGTTGCGCGTTGACAATGCCTTCATAGCGCAGAAGCCGGCAACGGCCAGCGGGGTAATACAGGCTTCTGCTCCCCCGGTGATCATGACGTCGGCATCTCCACGCTGGATCAACCTGAAGGCATCCCCGATGGAGTGGGTTCCCGTTGCACAGGCGGTAACCGAACAGCCGTTGGGGCCTTTGGCTCCGCATAAAATTGATATCTGCCCTGCCGCCATATTGGGAATCATCATGGGGATTAAAAATGGGCTGACACTCCCTGCTCCTTTTTTCAGGAGGTTAACATGCTGCTTTTCGCAGGTTGCCAATCCGCCGATGCCGGAACCCACCCAAACACCGACGCGACCGGCATTCCGATAGTCGATTACCAGCTCGGCATCCTCCAGAGCCTGGCGGGCAGCTGCACAGGCAAAAAGCATAAACCTGTCCATTCGACGTGCTTCTTTGTGGTCCAAGTAATCGAGCGGGTCAAAGTTCCGCACCTTTGCTGCAATTTTTGTAGGGTAATCAGAGACATCAAACTCTTCAATGTAGCTTACTCCGCTTTTTCCCCTGATCAAATTATTCCAGAAAGTGTTAATGTCATTACCCAGCGGGCAGATAACTCCCAGGCCTGTAACAACGACTTTCCTCTTGCCCAATCCTTAAACCCGCCTTTCTCTAAAGAAGTGTTAACGCATGCCTCCATCAACTACAATGACCTGGCCGTTGACATAATCGGCATCAGGAGAGGCGAGAAAAGCTACTACACCTGCGATATCCTCAGGTGTTCCCGGCCTTCCTAAAGGAATTCGTCCTACGATCTCTTTTCTTCTTTCACTGAGGATGTTAGCCGTCATAGGGGTTTCGATGTAACCGGGGGCAACTACATTAGCCGTTATTCCGCGGGACCCGTACTCTTTGGCGACGGAGAGAGTAAAACCGATAATACCTGCTTTTGATGCTGCATAGTGGGCCTGGCCGACATTACCCTGTAGCCCTACCACAGAAGAGATGTTGATAATATGCCCATGCCTCTGTTTCATCATCGGCCGGATGGCTGCCCGCGTGCACAAGAAGGTACCTGTCAAATTCGTATTTATCGTTTGTTCCCATTCATCGTTGGAAATACGGAGGAGCAAGTTGTCTTTGGCGATTCCTGCATTGTTGACCAAAACATCCAGCCTACCATAGGTGTCTAGGATATGATCGATCATCTCTTTAACCATTTCGGAAACTGTGACATCACATTCTACTGCAATGGCGGTGCCGCCTTGTGTGCGGATTTCCTCAACAACTTCACAGGACTCATCGGCCACCATATCAGATATTACCACTTTATACCCCTCCCGGGCTAGGCGGAGGGCAATCGCCCGGCCGATTCCCCTAGCACTTCCGGTAACAAGGGCCACTTCGTCCTTCATTGCTCTGCCTCCTTCAATTGCGCCAGTGTTCTCTTAAAAGAAGCTGTATCCCCAACATTGCCCACCGGTTTGCTGCGGGCAGTTTTTTTGATCAGGCCGGATAGCACTTTCCCAGGGCCGACCTCTAAAAAGAAGTCAATCTTATCGGCCATCAAGATGACCGACTGTTCCCACTTAATTGG includes the following:
- the fabF gene encoding beta-ketoacyl-ACP synthase II — encoded protein: MGKRKVVVTGLGVICPLGNDINTFWNNLIRGKSGVSYIEEFDVSDYPTKIAAKVRNFDPLDYLDHKEARRMDRFMLFACAAARQALEDAELVIDYRNAGRVGVWVGSGIGGLATCEKQHVNLLKKGAGSVSPFLIPMMIPNMAAGQISILCGAKGPNGCSVTACATGTHSIGDAFRLIQRGDADVMITGGAEACITPLAVAGFCAMKALSTRNSDPHRASRPFDAGRDGFVMGEGAGIVVLEEINHALNRGAKIYAEVAGYGATGDAYHIVQPDPEGEGAARAFTMALEDAGVSPEEVDYINAHGTSTVINDAMETKAIKRALKDHAYRVSVSSIKSMTGHMLGAAGAVEFIATTLSCQNNLIPPTINYDDPDPECDLDYVPNTSQEKEVNVAITDSLGFGGHNAALVVKKFHG
- the fabG gene encoding 3-oxoacyl-[acyl-carrier-protein] reductase yields the protein MKDEVALVTGSARGIGRAIALRLAREGYKVVISDMVADESCEVVEEIRTQGGTAIAVECDVTVSEMVKEMIDHILDTYGRLDVLVNNAGIAKDNLLLRISNDEWEQTINTNLTGTFLCTRAAIRPMMKQRHGHIINISSVVGLQGNVGQAHYAASKAGIIGFTLSVAKEYGSRGITANVVAPGYIETPMTANILSERRKEIVGRIPLGRPGTPEDIAGVVAFLASPDADYVNGQVIVVDGGMR